Below is a window of Longimicrobiales bacterium DNA.
TCGATCGCGCTCATCTCGCTGTTCCTGCACGAATCCGTGCAGCACCGGGAACGCTCGATCGACTACACGGGCACGGCCCTCCTGCTCGTCGGTCTGTCCGCGCTGATGCTCGCGCTCACGCAGGCGGGCGAGTGGGGCGGTGCACCGACCCTGGCGCTCGCGCTGATTGCGACGCTCGCACTGATCGCGTTCGTGCGGCAGCAGCGGAGTGCGCCCGACCCGATCATGCACTTCGAGCTGTGGTCGAATCCGATCATCCGCCGCGGCAACCTCGCAATTCTCTTCGCGGGAGTCGCGATGATCGGGCTCATCACGTTCCTTCCGACGTTCGTGCAGGGCGTACTGGGCGGCAGCGCACTCGAGGCGGGCTTCACACTGTCGGGCATGTCGCTCGGCTGGCCGATCGCGTCCGTCTTCGCAGGTCGGACGTTCCTGCGCTTCGGCGTGCGCACGCTCACACGTGCGGGCGGCGTGTTCGTCACGCTGGGCGGACTGATCGTCGCGTCACTCGCGGGTCAGGGCGCGGTCCCGGCCGCAATCGGCGCGTTCTTCATGGGCATGGGACTGGGCCTCCTGAACACGACGTACATCGTCGCGATCCAGACGAGCGTCTCCTGGCAGCAGCGCGGCGTCGCGACCGCCACGAACATGCTGATGCGCAACCTCGGCAACGCGGTCGGCGCGGCGCTGCTCGGCGGCGTGCTGAACGCGCGGATCGCGGCGTACATCGACCAGCGTGGCCTCGCGTCGGTGATCTCGCTCGACAGCGTGCGACAGCTGATCGAGCGCGGCGACGGGGCGGCGGTCTCGATACCGGCCGAAGCGCTCGCGGTGCTGCGCGACGGCCTGTCCGCGAGCCTGATCCTCGTGTTCTGGGCGGTCGCCGCATTTGCGGCGGTCGTCCTGCTGATCAGCTGGCGCGTGCCGGACCTGCATCCGGACAGGATTCTGGAGCACGAAGGCACACGCGGCTGACAATTACATCTCCGAATGCTGTCACTGCTGCGGCGGAATGTTCTGGTTGATGCGGAACATGTTATCCGGATCGTACTTCTTCTTCAGCTGCACCAGCCGCTCGTAGTTCGCGCCGTACGCGGCCGGCACGCGGTCACGCTCATCGGCGGCAAGGAGGTTCACGTAGACTCCGGCCGCTGCATACGGCCGCATCGCATCGTAGAACGCGCGCGTCCAGCGCATCAGCGCATCGTCGTCCGACGGCTCGGACCAGCCGGCGAGGATGTGAAGCCCGTACGCGGCATCAGTGTGCGGAAACGCAATCGCGTCTGATGCAGTGCGCGCGATGGCGCCACCCATCGGCTCGAAGTAGGCCATCGTATACGGACCGGCGAGGTCTTCTGCGTGGCGCACGAACGTGTCGATCGCATCATTGCTGAGTGCGTTCATGTACTGCGCGCGTGAGTACCAGCGCAGGCCCGCCGGCATTCCAGCATCGAAGGCCTGCTGCGCGGCGACGTAATGCGTCGTCTGGGTGGCCGCGAAAAACGGCTCGCCCATTTCTGCCAACGGGGCAAATGCGGTACGTCCGTCTTCGACATCGCCGCAGTGACACGCCACCAGAACGATGGCGGGCCGGCCGTGCTGCTCCACGGGGAACGGCGCGATCGGCGGAACGCGCAGCGCGAACGCATACGCGCTGATATCGTCGGATGCTCCGCTCGTGAAGTCGCGAAAGAAGTGCAGCACGTCGCGCGCGTGCTCGATGGGATGGAACGCCTGCGCGGTGACAACATCGGGGCCGACGGGATGCAGCCGGATCTCGAGCGACGTCACCACACCGAAGTTGCCGCTGCCGCCGCGCAGTCCCCAGAACAGGTCCGCGTTCTCGGATTCCCCCGCACGGAGCACGCGTCCATCGGCCGTGACGACCTCGAGCGACAGCAGGTTCTGCACACCGAGGCCGTGCTTGCGTGCGAGATAGCCTGAACCGCCGCCGAGTGAAAAGCCGGCGACACCGACGCTCGACACGGTCGCACCGGTGGTCGCGAGACCGTGCAGCTGCGATTCACGATCGACATCCGCCCACGTCGCGCCCGGCTCCACGATTGCGACGCGTCGATCCGCATCGATGGCGACGGCGTTCATGCGCGACAGGTCGAGCGCGAGCGCACCATCCCCGACCGCGAGTCCCGCGTAGCTGTGACCGCCGCTCCGCACCGATACCGGCAGGCTGAGCTCGCGCGCGACCGACACGGCAGTCGCCACGTCGGCCGTATCCAGGCACCGGACGAGGGCCAGTGGCTGCGGGTCGAAACGGGCATTCCACACCGCGCGCGCTTCGTCCCAGCCTCCGTCGGACGGCAGGATCAACTCACCGCGCAGGCGGTCGCGAAGCGTCTGG
It encodes the following:
- a CDS encoding MDR family MFS transporter, producing the protein MVTEHTAHDARRTHRTLVLTALVVAMFLAAIEGTIVATAMPSIASRLGGFSLYSWVFSSYLLMQAVTTPVFGKLADLYGRKPVFIGGVTIFLLGSLLCGFADSMGMLVAFRFVQGIGAGAVLPMSATLAGDLYSIRERGRIQGYLASVWGISSIIGPLAGGVIVENIDWHWIFWLNLPFGVISIALISLFLHESVQHRERSIDYTGTALLLVGLSALMLALTQAGEWGGAPTLALALIATLALIAFVRQQRSAPDPIMHFELWSNPIIRRGNLAILFAGVAMIGLITFLPTFVQGVLGGSALEAGFTLSGMSLGWPIASVFAGRTFLRFGVRTLTRAGGVFVTLGGLIVASLAGQGAVPAAIGAFFMGMGLGLLNTTYIVAIQTSVSWQQRGVATATNMLMRNLGNAVGAALLGGVLNARIAAYIDQRGLASVISLDSVRQLIERGDGAAVSIPAEALAVLRDGLSASLILVFWAVAAFAAVVLLISWRVPDLHPDRILEHEGTRG
- a CDS encoding FAD-binding oxidoreductase, encoding MPDSTIIQTLRDRLRGELILPSDGGWDEARAVWNARFDPQPLALVRCLDTADVATAVSVARELSLPVSVRSGGHSYAGLAVGDGALALDLSRMNAVAIDADRRVAIVEPGATWADVDRESQLHGLATTGATVSSVGVAGFSLGGGSGYLARKHGLGVQNLLSLEVVTADGRVLRAGESENADLFWGLRGGSGNFGVVTSLEIRLHPVGPDVVTAQAFHPIEHARDVLHFFRDFTSGASDDISAYAFALRVPPIAPFPVEQHGRPAIVLVACHCGDVEDGRTAFAPLAEMGEPFFAATQTTHYVAAQQAFDAGMPAGLRWYSRAQYMNALSNDAIDTFVRHAEDLAGPYTMAYFEPMGGAIARTASDAIAFPHTDAAYGLHILAGWSEPSDDDALMRWTRAFYDAMRPYAAAGVYVNLLAADERDRVPAAYGANYERLVQLKKKYDPDNMFRINQNIPPQQ